In Gossypium raimondii isolate GPD5lz chromosome 12, ASM2569854v1, whole genome shotgun sequence, a single window of DNA contains:
- the LOC105765387 gene encoding uncharacterized protein LOC105765387 has protein sequence MLPCHNNISVTNERSTRLPRSRCRRWRQSRAGIAFVAVAALLISTVAWLSLVFSGTTTHRWRRLKYWEGSPHSLSGSIPWSSFPDRLPIPPLPPWFDSSQDTPRNRSLSERGNGKREISLNDIVFGIAGSSHLWKRRREIVRLWWRPLEMRGHIWLEEQVPTEEADDSLPPVMVSEDISRFRYTNPTGHPSGLRISRILTESFRLGLPNVRWFVLGDDDTVFNVDNLVAVLNKYDHSEMMYIGSPSESHSANAYFSHSMAFGGGGIAISYPLAEALSNFHDECIERYPKLYGSDDRLHACITELGVPLTREHGFHQWDIRGNAHGLLSSHPIAPFISIHHVEYVDPFYPGLSSLDSLKLFTKAMKTEPRSFLQRSICYDRERHLTFSVSLGYVVQVFPNIVLPRELERSEHTYVAWNKLGHPQEFDHDTRKSYKSVCKKPVLFFLKDVMKDGNATLGSYSRAKAKDDLKRKVFCFPHPPPLQYVQNIQVLGYPLGKNWHQVPRRLCCKVNNTGDEAFQLTVGQCEKGALSSFTDSL, from the exons ATGCTGCCTTGCCATAATAATATCTCAGTAACCAATGAACGATCTACACGTCTCCCTCGAAGTCGATGTCGTCGTTGGCGTCAGAGCCGTGCCGGTATTGCCTTCGTTGCGGTTGCCGCGTTGCTTATCTCTACTGTCGCTTGGCTTTCTCTTGTTTTCTCCGGCACTACCACTCATCGGTGGCGTCGTTTGAAGTACTGGGAAGGGAGTCCACATTCCCTTTCAGGTTCCATACCCTGGTCTTCTTTTCCTGATCGGTTACCGATTCCTCCTCTTCCTCCTTGGTTTGATTCGTCGCAAGACACTCCTCGTAACCGCAGTCTCTCTGAGCGTGGAAACGGAAAACGAGAGATTTCGTTAAACGACATCGTATTCGGTATAGCGGGATCCTCGCATCTATGGAAGCGACGGAGAGAGATAGTTCGGCTTTGGTGGCGACCTTTGGAAATGCGAGGTCACATTTGGTTAGAAGAGCAGGTCCCTACAGAAGAAGCCGACGATTCGCTTCCTCCGGTCATGGTTTCTGAGGACATCTCGCGTTTCCGTTATACTAACCCGACGGGCCACCCCTCCGGTCTCCGAATCTCCCGCATTTTAACGGAATCCTTCCGCCTCGGTCTGCCCAATGTCCGGTGGTTTGTTTTGGGAGATGACGACACGGTTTTCAATGTAGACAATTTGGTGGCAGTCTTGAACAAATATGATCATTCGGAGATGATGTACATTGGATCGCCCTCGGAAAGTCACTCCGCTAACGCGTACTTCAGTCACTCCATGGCGTTTGGCGGCGGTGGCATTGCCATCAGTTATCCTCTCGCGGAGGCGCTCTCTAATTTCCACGACGAATGCATTGAGAGGTATCCGAAGCTTTATGGAAGCGATGATCGTCTACACGCCTGCATTACTGAACTCGGTGTTCCTTTAACTAGAGAACATGGTTTTCACCAG TGGGATATTAGAGGAAATGCGCATGGTCTTTTATCTTCTCATCCAATTGCaccattcatttcaattcaccATGTGGAATATGTGGATCCATTTTATCCTGGATTAAGTTCGTTGGACAGTTTAAAGCTTTTTACGAAAGCTATGAAAACTGAACCCAGGAGCTTTCTACAACGATCAATCTGTTACGATCGTGAAAGGCATCTCACCTTTTCGGTTTCTCTTGGTTATGTTGTTCAAGTGTTCCCAAATATCGTGTTACCTCGTGAGCTAGAACGTTCAGAGCATACCTATGTTGCCTGGAATAAATTAGGACATCCCCAAGAATTTGATCACGACACTAGGAAGTCGTACAAATCTGTTTGCAAAAAGCCAGTTCTGTTTTTTCTCAAAGATGTAATGAAAGATGGTAATGCTACATTGGGTTCGTATTCCCGGGCCAAAGCCAAAGATGATCTGAAAAGGAAGGTTTTCTGCTTTCCGCATCCGCCTCCATTGCAGTATGTGCAGAACATCCAGGTTTTAGGGTATCCTCTTGGAAAGAATTGGCATCAG GTGCCGCGTCGGTTATGTTGCAAGGTAAACAATACTGGTGATGAAGCCTTTCAGTTGACGGTTGGGCAGTGTGAAAAGGGAGCACTCAGTTCTTTTACTGATTCTCTGTGA
- the LOC105765388 gene encoding probable receptor-like protein kinase At4g10390: MATSLTTDKSKVIRTWILCVPNFVCWYYRSCLFPSIFLLLPLFLSSSPLTFCVASTLPHTSGTDPPTPSFKTTQPHSHPQIDILITVSLVLVLALLFAMGFLFRFLKLRKLRRSKPTSAAQPEETESKGKDSVGGGGGGEGFVRKFSWDEIKNVTEDFSLVIGQGGFSNVYLANLSGNSRQGAVKVHIGGDRLNQVFKQELDILLRLRHDNIVKLLGYCNDLEEGAMVFEYIPNGNLQEKLHERNNEVLPWKTRTAIAYQLAQAIEYLHEKCTLQIIHGDIKASNILLDERFNCKLCDFGSAKMGFSSTVMPPSCSRTTKQVMIGSPGYTDPHYLRTGLASKKNDVYSLGVIILELVTGMEAFCPERGQLLTSIMAPNLKAISEVGTAVDVAELVDPRLGAEFDLDEAKAMVSIAGLCLHQSPTVRPSASQIMQIMKEKMGSIDLLLSPAKDCRHKN; this comes from the exons ATGGCTACATCTTTGACTACTGACAAATCTAAGGTTATAAGGACATGGATTTTATGTGTTCCAAATTTTGTCTGCTGGTACTACCGTTCTTGTCTCTTCCCATCCATTTTCTTATTACTACCATTGTTCCTTTCATCTTCTCCACTCACTTTCTGCGTCGCTTCCACTCTTCCCCACACTTCCGGCACTGACCCACCCACACCCTCTTTTAAAACAACCCAACCCCACTCTCACCCTCAAATCGACATCCTCATCACCGTTTCTCTTGTCTTGGTTCTAGCCTTGTTGTTTGCCATGGGGTTCTTGTTCAGATTCCTTAAACTCAGGAAACTCCGACGAAGTAAACCCACATCAGCCGCTCAACCTGAAGAAACCGAAAGCAAGGGAAAAGATTCGGtcggcggcggcggcggcggtgAAGGGTTTGTTAGGAAATTCAGTTGGGATGAGATTAAGAATGTTACTGAAGATTTCTCACTTGTGATTGGTCAAGGAGGGTTTAGCAATGTCTACCTGGCTAACTTGTCTGGTAATTCAAGACAAGGTGCAGTTAAAGTCCACATCGGCGGTGATCGACTTAACCAAGTGTTTAAACAAGAACTGGATATTTTGCTCCGGCTCCGACACGACAACATCGTTAAACTTCTTGGTTACTGCAATGATCTAG aaGAAGGGGCCATGGTGTTTGAGTACATTCCTAATGGAAACTTACAAGAAAAGTTACACGAAAGGAATAACGAAGTACTTCCATGGAAGACCCGCACGGCCATAGCTTATCAACTCGCTCAAGCAATCGAATATTTACACGAAAAATGTACCCTCCAAATCATTCACGGCGATATTAAAGCTTCAAACATCTTGTTGGACGAGCGTTTTAATTGTAAGCTCTGTGATTTCGGTTCGGCGAAGATGGGTTTTTCGTCGACGGTGATGCCACCGTCGTGTTCCAGGACGACGAAGCAAGTGATGATAGGGTCACCGGGTTATACCGACCCTCATTACTTGAGAACCGGGTTGGCTTCCAAAAAGAACGACGTTTACAGCTTGggtgttattattttagagctTGTTACTGGGATGGAAGCTTTTTGTCCCGAAAGGGGACAATTATTGACGTCGATAATGGCGCCCAATTTAAAAGCCATTAGTGAAGTTGGGACGGCGGTGGACGTGGCGGAGCTGGTGGATCCACGTTTGGGTGCAGAATTTGACTTGGATGAAGCTAAGGCTATGGTTTCAATTGCTGGACTTTGCCTTCACCAGTCGCCGACTGTTAGGCCATCAGCTTCGCAAATCATGCAAATAATGAAGGAGAAAATGGGTTCCATTGACTTACTCTTGTCGCCGGCCAAAGATTGCCGCCATAAAAACTAA